One Halomonas sp. M4R1S46 genomic window carries:
- a CDS encoding XdhC family protein: protein MQALDLEVVEAARRWHAEGHDLWWCTVLSTFGSAPREPGALLVARADGRHVGSLSGGCVEEAFLARLAAGAFRAPAEVIAYGDGAGAIDADRVSLPCGGRLEVLVERWPADARASRELEAYAEALRGANLMERRVPLDGGRCGWQLADAPGPRVERRAETVRIRIGPVARLVIAGISPVSQYCAQFAQALGFEVVVCDPRAEAWAGFDAGDARCRRELPSEYLRRHPAHAMTAVVALTHDPRLDDLTMLEAVRGSAFYIGVMGSKRTSANRAERLRRSGGLDDEALGRIRMPIGLDLGSKTPAEIALATLADVVRVMRGR from the coding sequence ATGCAGGCCCTGGATCTGGAAGTCGTCGAGGCCGCCCGTCGCTGGCATGCCGAGGGACACGATCTCTGGTGGTGCACGGTGCTGTCGACCTTCGGCTCCGCGCCCCGTGAGCCGGGCGCCCTGCTGGTCGCCCGGGCCGATGGCCGGCATGTCGGCTCCCTGTCGGGCGGCTGCGTGGAGGAGGCCTTCCTGGCGCGCCTGGCCGCCGGCGCCTTCCGGGCCCCGGCCGAGGTCATCGCCTACGGGGACGGCGCGGGGGCGATCGATGCCGACCGGGTGAGCCTGCCCTGTGGCGGGCGTCTCGAGGTACTGGTGGAACGCTGGCCCGCCGACGCCCGGGCGTCCCGCGAGCTGGAGGCCTACGCCGAGGCCCTGCGCGGCGCCAACCTGATGGAGCGCCGGGTGCCGCTCGACGGCGGCCGGTGTGGCTGGCAACTCGCCGACGCCCCGGGCCCCCGGGTCGAACGCCGGGCGGAGACCGTGCGGATCCGGATCGGACCGGTGGCGCGGCTGGTGATCGCCGGCATCTCGCCGGTCAGCCAGTACTGCGCCCAGTTCGCCCAGGCGCTGGGCTTCGAGGTGGTGGTCTGCGATCCTCGTGCCGAGGCCTGGGCCGGCTTCGACGCCGGCGACGCCCGCTGCCGGCGCGAGCTGCCCAGCGAGTACCTCAGGCGCCACCCCGCCCACGCGATGACCGCGGTGGTGGCCCTGACCCATGACCCGCGCCTGGACGACCTCACCATGCTCGAGGCCGTCCGGGGCTCGGCCTTCTACATCGGCGTCATGGGCTCGAAGCGCACCTCGGCGAACCGCGCCGAGCGGCTCCGGCGCAGCGGCGGCCTGGACGACGAGGCGCTGGGGCGCATCCGCATGCCGATCGGCCTGGACCTGGGCAGCAAGACACCGGCCGAGATCGCCCTGGCGACGCTGGCCGATGTGGTGCGGGTGATGCGCGGGCGCTGA
- a CDS encoding DUF2784 domain-containing protein codes for MDPRLLYSLAADAILVVHAAFVVFVILGLALTLIGKPLAWHWVRNPWFRLAHLGAIGFVVLQAWLGALCPLTVWEMALRERAGDVVYSGSFVAYWLHRLLFYQAPAWVFIVVYTLFGGLVVLSWLWVRPRPLGRKRRRDIR; via the coding sequence ATGGATCCTCGCCTGCTCTACTCCCTGGCGGCGGATGCCATCCTGGTGGTCCACGCGGCCTTCGTGGTGTTCGTGATCCTGGGACTCGCGCTGACGCTGATCGGCAAGCCCCTCGCCTGGCACTGGGTCCGCAACCCCTGGTTCCGCCTCGCGCACCTGGGGGCGATCGGTTTCGTGGTGCTGCAGGCCTGGCTGGGCGCCCTCTGCCCGCTCACCGTGTGGGAGATGGCGCTGCGGGAAAGGGCGGGGGACGTCGTCTATTCGGGCTCCTTCGTTGCCTACTGGCTGCACCGGCTGCTGTTCTATCAGGCACCCGCCTGGGTGTTCATCGTCGTCTACACGCTGTTCGGCGGCCTCGTCGTCCTCAGCTGGCTCTGGGTGCGCCCTCGTCCCCTGGGCCGCAAGCGACGCCGTGACATCCGCTGA
- a CDS encoding cystathionine gamma-synthase family protein encodes MKNKGLTTKIVHGDRESPIEHGSVHKPVHNVVLYGYNTAEELAAVFQNKQPGYSYGRQNNPTTTALQTKISALETGIDTICFATGMAAITATCLTLLKAGDHLVSSQFLFGNTNSLFQTLTQFGIEVTFVDATDVANVEAAVQPNTRMVFVETIANPCTQVADLKAIGDFCRRQNLVYVVDNTMTSPALFLPKAVGAGLSINSLSKCIAGHGEVLGGAVTDLGEYDWSRYPNINPVYRKGDPQKWGLQQIRKKGLRDMGATLAPDSAHRIAIGSETLALRMDKACSNAQALAEYFSRHKAIKQVYYPGLAAHPQHQRAQELFNGFGALMSIDLVDNDACFDVLNKLQGVVLSSHLGDNRTLAIPVAHTIFFEMGPERRASMGISDGTIRLSVGIEDRDDLLEEFERALG; translated from the coding sequence ATGAAAAACAAGGGTCTTACCACGAAGATTGTCCACGGCGATCGCGAATCGCCGATCGAGCACGGCTCCGTGCACAAGCCGGTGCATAACGTTGTTCTCTACGGTTACAACACCGCGGAAGAGCTCGCCGCGGTATTCCAGAACAAGCAGCCCGGCTATTCCTACGGTCGGCAGAACAACCCGACCACCACTGCGCTGCAAACCAAGATCAGCGCGTTGGAAACGGGGATCGATACCATCTGTTTTGCCACCGGCATGGCGGCGATTACCGCCACCTGCTTGACGCTGTTAAAAGCCGGGGATCATCTGGTCTCCAGCCAGTTCCTGTTCGGTAACACCAACAGCCTGTTTCAGACGCTGACCCAATTCGGCATCGAGGTCACCTTCGTCGACGCCACCGATGTCGCCAATGTGGAAGCGGCAGTGCAACCCAATACACGCATGGTCTTCGTCGAAACCATCGCCAACCCCTGCACCCAGGTAGCGGACCTGAAAGCGATCGGCGATTTCTGCCGCCGGCAGAACTTGGTCTACGTGGTCGATAACACCATGACCTCACCGGCACTGTTCTTGCCGAAGGCGGTGGGCGCCGGCTTGAGCATCAACTCGTTGAGCAAGTGCATCGCCGGCCATGGGGAAGTCCTGGGCGGCGCGGTCACGGATCTGGGCGAGTACGACTGGAGCCGCTACCCCAATATCAATCCCGTGTACCGGAAAGGCGATCCACAGAAATGGGGCCTGCAACAGATTCGCAAAAAGGGGTTGCGTGATATGGGTGCGACCCTGGCACCGGACTCGGCCCACCGCATCGCTATCGGCTCGGAAACCCTGGCCCTGCGCATGGACAAGGCGTGCAGCAATGCACAGGCGCTGGCAGAGTATTTTTCCCGGCACAAGGCGATCAAGCAGGTCTACTACCCGGGCCTTGCCGCCCATCCGCAACATCAGCGCGCACAGGAACTGTTCAACGGTTTCGGGGCCTTGATGAGCATTGATCTGGTCGACAACGACGCCTGCTTCGACGTGTTGAACAAGCTGCAAGGCGTGGTGCTCTCCAGCCACCTCGGCGACAACCGCACCCTGGCCATTCCGGTGGCGCACACCATCTTCTTCGAGATGGGGCCGGAACGGCGGGCGTCGATGGGCATCTCCGACGGCACCATTCGTCTCTCCGTGGGAATCGAAGATCGGGATGATCTGCTGGAGGAATTTGAGCGGGCATTGGGGTAG
- a CDS encoding cache domain-containing protein, which produces MFPPPGPARLVFSTALVVAVVAFTIAVGLIWVDRSTRQQTTDDWRERIRGEATAAAESLNADMRQLSGLADELASELASGDLPVARIEARLEELVAQHPHVFGVGVMFRPYAYAPDRRLHAPYIVKRHGVHRMVRVEDVYDYTEPRHDWYHQGTARSGWLEPFFGQASQAMLALYCTPFRLPEAQRARDAAEADGTVCIDYSIEDVWDLVGALDLGETGYAFVITDQGTFVAHPRREYARQGQNLHDIADQLRDPVLTRLAQRATDLQSGAIAHSNELTGQDSWIFYRPITAPRWSLAVVAFTAEIPLDLGEHKHRQILIAIALIVGASGLIVLLLAYRLDANPALWSGSVAIALLFLVGVVHIWTLEFAEAGRDPPEAVMLIDRAGIESYLDGYGEQARLQRFGDPIRIPTGMFIQAIRFKTAHDFVVTGFAWQRYAVPEHDDLRRGIFFPDAIPEQDVREELFRLREGDSEVIGWYFKTTLHQPFEYSRFPIDIKTLRLRVWHPELARHIVLVPELEAYRLIHPTALPGMEPDFRLPGWQVKRSFFAYRFHDYRSDLGLRGNAKGGEFPELTYNVTLLRNITDAFISNQIPLFVAAVMLFAMLMIDTRETARASLYGFTTSTVLATSAAIFFIILLAHIDVRRRYAAEEIMYLEYFYFITYFTIVAVSINAFMLMALSDNRFFHYRDNLIPKLLFWPLLHGAFLVVTVYVFL; this is translated from the coding sequence ATGTTTCCCCCACCCGGTCCGGCACGCCTCGTCTTCAGCACGGCCCTGGTCGTGGCGGTGGTCGCCTTTACCATCGCCGTCGGCCTGATCTGGGTGGACCGCAGCACTCGGCAGCAAACGACCGATGACTGGCGGGAGCGGATCCGGGGCGAGGCCACGGCGGCTGCCGAGTCACTCAACGCCGATATGCGCCAGCTCTCCGGCCTGGCCGATGAGCTCGCCAGCGAGCTGGCCAGCGGCGACTTGCCGGTCGCCCGGATCGAGGCTCGACTCGAGGAACTGGTGGCGCAGCACCCCCACGTCTTCGGCGTCGGGGTGATGTTTCGCCCCTATGCCTATGCCCCGGACCGACGGCTGCATGCGCCCTACATCGTCAAGCGCCATGGCGTTCACCGCATGGTCCGGGTGGAGGACGTCTACGACTATACCGAGCCCCGACACGACTGGTACCACCAGGGGACCGCCCGGTCGGGCTGGCTGGAGCCCTTCTTCGGCCAGGCCAGTCAGGCGATGCTCGCCCTCTACTGCACGCCCTTCCGACTCCCCGAGGCGCAGCGGGCCCGCGACGCCGCCGAGGCCGACGGCACCGTCTGCATCGACTATTCGATCGAGGATGTCTGGGACCTGGTCGGCGCCCTGGACCTGGGCGAGACCGGCTATGCCTTCGTCATCACCGATCAGGGCACCTTCGTGGCGCACCCGCGGCGGGAATACGCGCGTCAGGGACAGAACCTGCACGACATCGCCGACCAGTTGCGCGATCCGGTGCTGACGCGGCTGGCGCAACGGGCCACCGACCTGCAGAGCGGTGCCATCGCCCATTCCAACGAACTCACCGGCCAGGACTCCTGGATCTTCTATCGTCCCATCACGGCGCCGCGCTGGTCCCTGGCGGTGGTGGCCTTCACCGCCGAGATCCCGCTCGACCTCGGCGAACACAAGCACCGACAGATCCTGATCGCCATCGCCTTGATCGTCGGCGCGAGCGGCCTGATCGTCCTGCTCCTCGCCTACCGCCTGGACGCCAATCCGGCCCTCTGGAGCGGCAGCGTGGCCATCGCCCTGCTGTTCCTGGTCGGGGTGGTGCACATCTGGACCCTGGAGTTCGCCGAGGCGGGTCGCGACCCGCCGGAGGCGGTCATGCTGATCGACCGTGCCGGTATCGAGAGCTACCTCGATGGCTATGGCGAACAGGCTCGCCTGCAGCGCTTCGGTGACCCGATCCGGATCCCGACGGGGATGTTCATCCAGGCGATTCGCTTCAAGACGGCGCACGACTTCGTCGTCACCGGCTTCGCTTGGCAGCGCTATGCGGTGCCGGAACATGACGACCTGCGGCGCGGGATCTTCTTCCCGGACGCCATCCCCGAACAGGATGTTCGCGAGGAGCTGTTTCGCCTGCGCGAGGGCGACAGCGAGGTGATCGGCTGGTACTTCAAGACCACCCTGCATCAACCCTTCGAATACTCCCGTTTCCCGATCGATATCAAGACCCTGCGGCTGCGGGTCTGGCATCCCGAGTTGGCGCGCCATATCGTGCTGGTGCCGGAGCTGGAGGCCTATCGGCTGATCCATCCGACGGCGCTGCCGGGGATGGAGCCCGACTTTCGCCTGCCGGGCTGGCAGGTCAAGCGCAGCTTCTTCGCCTATCGCTTCCATGACTACCGCAGCGACCTCGGGCTGCGCGGGAACGCCAAGGGAGGGGAGTTCCCGGAGCTGACCTACAACGTCACCCTGCTGCGCAACATCACCGACGCCTTCATCTCCAACCAGATCCCGCTGTTCGTCGCCGCGGTCATGCTGTTTGCCATGCTGATGATCGACACCCGGGAGACGGCCCGTGCCTCCCTGTACGGCTTCACCACCTCCACGGTGCTGGCGACCTCGGCGGCCATCTTCTTCATCATCCTGCTCGCGCATATCGATGTCCGCCGCCGGTACGCCGCCGAGGAGATCATGTACCTGGAGTATTTCTACTTCATCACCTACTTCACCATCGTCGCCGTCTCCATCAATGCGTTCATGCTCATGGCGCTCAGCGATAACCGCTTCTTCCACTACCGCGACAACCTCATCCCCAAGCTGCTGTTCTGGCCGCTGTTGCACGGCGCCTTCCTCGTGGTGACGGTGTATGTCTTCCTGTGA